A genome region from Passer domesticus isolate bPasDom1 chromosome 27, bPasDom1.hap1, whole genome shotgun sequence includes the following:
- the DCAKD gene encoding dephospho-CoA kinase domain-containing protein isoform X1 has translation MKAAPIGWEGRPLLPAANRRAGHCGAGEAGRRSTMFLVGLSGGIASGKSTVVAALRELGCAVVDADAIARLVVQPHSKAHQQILQHFGTEILLENGEINREALGSIIFSQPEKRRLLNSITHPEILKEMLKQILKYFVLGYRYVILDIPLLFETRGLTRFMKYTVLVYCDPQTQLARLMRRSGLGAAEAEARISSQLPLEEKRRWATHVIDNSGDWESTRRQVLQLHTRLEDSLDFLWARLAVGTAVVGLGGLVFLLIRHFIS, from the exons ATGAAGGCGGCGCCGATTGGCTGGGAGGGACGCCCCCTCTTGCCGGCAGCCAATAGGCGCGCGGGACACTGCGGCGCGGGTGAGGCCGGGCGGAGG agcaccaTGTTCCTGGTGGGGCTGTCGGGCGGCATCGCGTCGGGGAAGAGCACGGTGGTGGCGGCGCTGcgggagctgggctgtgccgtGGTCGATGCCGACGCTATCGCCAGGCTCG TGGTGCAGCCCCACTCCAAGGCCCATCAGCAGATCCTGCAGCACTTTGGCACCGAGATCCTCCTGGAGAACGGCGAGATAAATCGCGAGGCTCTCGGGAGCATCATCTTCTCCCAGCCAGAGAAACGGCGGCTGCTGAACTCCATCACCCACCCCGAGATCCTGAAGGAGATGCTGAAGCAGATCCTGAAGTATTTTGTACTTG GCTACCGCTATGTGATCCTCGACATCCCTCTGCTCTTCGAGACCCGTGGACTGACCAGGTTTATGAAATACACAGTGCTGGTTTACTG TGATCCCCAGACTCAGCTGGCGCGGCTGATGAGGAGGAGCGGGCTGGGCGCGGCCGAGGCCGAAGCTCGGATCAGCTCGCAGCTGCCCCTGGAGGAGAAGCGCAGGTGGGCCACCCACGTCATCGACAACTCCGGGGACTGGGAGAGCACGCGGCGGCAGGTCCTGCAGCTGCACACCCGCCTCGAGGATTCCCTGGATTTCCTCTGGGCACGGCTGGCCGTGGGCACGGCTGTTGTGGGGCTCGGCGGGCTGGTGTTCCTCCTCATCCGGCATTTCATCTCTTAA
- the DCAKD gene encoding dephospho-CoA kinase domain-containing protein isoform X2, protein MFLVGLSGGIASGKSTVVAALRELGCAVVDADAIARLVVQPHSKAHQQILQHFGTEILLENGEINREALGSIIFSQPEKRRLLNSITHPEILKEMLKQILKYFVLGYRYVILDIPLLFETRGLTRFMKYTVLVYCDPQTQLARLMRRSGLGAAEAEARISSQLPLEEKRRWATHVIDNSGDWESTRRQVLQLHTRLEDSLDFLWARLAVGTAVVGLGGLVFLLIRHFIS, encoded by the exons aTGTTCCTGGTGGGGCTGTCGGGCGGCATCGCGTCGGGGAAGAGCACGGTGGTGGCGGCGCTGcgggagctgggctgtgccgtGGTCGATGCCGACGCTATCGCCAGGCTCG TGGTGCAGCCCCACTCCAAGGCCCATCAGCAGATCCTGCAGCACTTTGGCACCGAGATCCTCCTGGAGAACGGCGAGATAAATCGCGAGGCTCTCGGGAGCATCATCTTCTCCCAGCCAGAGAAACGGCGGCTGCTGAACTCCATCACCCACCCCGAGATCCTGAAGGAGATGCTGAAGCAGATCCTGAAGTATTTTGTACTTG GCTACCGCTATGTGATCCTCGACATCCCTCTGCTCTTCGAGACCCGTGGACTGACCAGGTTTATGAAATACACAGTGCTGGTTTACTG TGATCCCCAGACTCAGCTGGCGCGGCTGATGAGGAGGAGCGGGCTGGGCGCGGCCGAGGCCGAAGCTCGGATCAGCTCGCAGCTGCCCCTGGAGGAGAAGCGCAGGTGGGCCACCCACGTCATCGACAACTCCGGGGACTGGGAGAGCACGCGGCGGCAGGTCCTGCAGCTGCACACCCGCCTCGAGGATTCCCTGGATTTCCTCTGGGCACGGCTGGCCGTGGGCACGGCTGTTGTGGGGCTCGGCGGGCTGGTGTTCCTCCTCATCCGGCATTTCATCTCTTAA